From the Streptomyces sp. NBC_01216 genome, the window CGTCGCCCGCGGAGAGGCCCGCGCCCGGCCCGAAGGCTTCGTCGAGGGCTCCGAAGGCGTCGAACTCGGCCGGGGTGACCCGCAGCCGGTCGCGCTGCCGGAGCAGGGCTCCGGCCTGGACGAAACGCAGCGGCAGGCCCTCGGACTCGAACCACAGGTCGCCGGCCCAGTTGCCCTCGTCCTCGGTGAGCGGTCGGCCGACGACGCTCTCCAGGAGCTCCAGGGCGGCGGCACGGCCGAGCCCGGCGAGGCCCACCTCCTCGACGTGCGCGCCGGGCGAGGCCCCGGGAACCTCGGGCGTGGCACCGAAGAGGAAGGCGCACTCAGGGGCGGCGGTGAGGAGTTCGTCGAGGGTGGTGCCGCCGAACTCGAGGTCGTCGACGACGACGACCGCGCCGATTCCTGCGACTCCGGCGAGCAGCGCGGTGCGGTCGGGGCGCTGGTCCGGTGCGTGCTCGACCACCGCGAAGAGTTCGTACAGCAGCTCGGTGGGGGTGCGGTTCAGACCGGAGAGCCGGACGACGCCGTCGGGTGCGAGGCCGGCGCAGTCGGCGGCGACGGTGTCGAGGAGGGTGGTGCGGCCGGAGCCGGAGGGTCCGGTCAGCCGGACGGAGCGGCCCTGGGACAGGAGCCGGACGAGCGTGTCGCGCGGGTCCTGTCGTTCGAGCAGCGGATGGGGCACCGCGGCGGGGCCGGGCGGCACGGGCGGGGTGGCGGTGCGGGCCGTCTCGGCGCGCTCCTCGGCGGTGCGGCGGCGGGGTGGCTCGGGCTGCTCACCGGGCGGGCACGCCTCGATCTCGCTGCCGTCGACGGGGTTGACGGTGAGCAGCAGGTCACCCGAGACGAGCCGGGTGATGCGGGCCCGGGCGGGCGTGGACGGGACGCGTTCGGGCAGCAGGCCGCCGCGGTGGTCGCGGGTCTCGTCGTCCTCGTTGTCGTGGCCGAAGTCTTCCGGCCCCCGGTTCATCGGGTCCATGATCAAAGCCCCCAAAAGCGGTGCGCGCCGAAGCCCCTCCCGGCCGATCTGCACGCTCGCTGCCGCTTCTGGTCCGGTGCCCGCCGAGTGGGTTCGTCAATGGGCAGGCGTGCCGAACCCTAGACCGTCTTCCGCCATCCGGGAACAGGCGGGGTACCACCCCGCCCCAGACGTCACGGTCTCGCGAGGATGGAGAAGGGAACATGCACACGAGCGTTTCACAGACGGTTCACACCCGTGGCAGCGACTCGGCCGCCAGGCCGCCCTCGATGGCGAGGATGCGGTGAAGCCGGGTCGCGACCAGGAGGCGCTGCATCTGGGGCGGTACCCCGCGCAGCACCAGGCGCCGCCCGCAGCGGCCTGCGCGGCGGTGTGCGCCCATGATGACCCCGAGCCCGGTCGCGTCCCAGGAGTCGAGACCGGTCAGGTCCAGGACCAGGTCGCCGACGCCGTCGTCGACGGCCGAGTGCAGGACCGTACGGGCGTCCGCCGCGCTCCGGACGTCGAGGCGGCCCCCGACGACCAGCTCGACATGGTCGCCCCTGATGTGCATATGCGCTCCCCGGGAGTGCTCCGTCTTTGCAACAACTGACTGCCCCACGAGCAGAAGCGTTGCGCCTTGTAAGCGAACTGATACCGAATTCACCCTGTGGGGTGATGGTGAACCGACCGAACAGAACTCGGTTCCGACTCGTAGCCGACTCAGTGCTCGTAGAAGCCCTGCCCGCTCTTACGGCCGATGTCACCCGCGTCCACCATCCGGCGCATCAGCTCCGGCGGGGCGAACTTCTCGTCCTGGCACTCGGTGTAGATGTTGCTCGTGGCGTTCACGAGGATGTCGACACCCGTCAGGTCGGCGGTGGCGAGCGGCCCCATGGCGTGGCCGAACCCCAGCTTGCAGGCGATGTCGATGTCCTCGGCGGTCGCCACACCGGATTCGTACAGCTTGGCCGCCTCGACCACGAGCGCGGAGATCAGCCGCGTGGTGACGAAGCCGGCCACGTCGCGGTTGACGACGATGCAGGTCTTGCCGACCGATTCGGCGAACGTCCGTGCGGCGGCGAGGGTTTCGTCACTGGTCTTGTACCCGCGGACGAGCTCGCAGAGCTGCATCATCGGGACCGGCGAGAAGAAGTGTGTGCCGACGACGGCCTCCGGGCGCTCCGTCACCGCGGCGATCTTGGTGATCGGGATGGCGGAGGTGTTGGAGGCGAGGACCGCACCCTCCTTGGCGATCTTGTCGAGGGTGCGGAAGATCTCGTGCTTGACCTCGAGCTTCTCGAAGACGGCCTCGACGACGATATCGGCGTCGGCCACGGCCTCCAGCTCGGTGGTGGCGGTGATGCGACCGAGAGCGGCCTCGGCGTCGGCGGCGTCCAGCTTGCCCTTGGCGACGAACCGGTCGTACGACGCCTTGATGCCGTCGGTGCCACGGGTGAGGGCGGCGTCGGTGACGTCACGCAGGACGACGTCCCAGCCCGCCTGGGCCGAGACCTGCGCGATTCCGGACCCCATGAGTCCGGCCCCGATGACGGCGAGCTTCCTGGCCACGATCTTCCACCCCTCAACGCCTGTTCACTTCTCTTGCTCTCCGGCGGAGATTAGCGGTCGTGAGCCGTGATGTGACCGCTAAGTAATGCGCGTCACGCCCCGTTTGACGGACGTCACACTCACGACAGGTCCGTCGGGGTGGCGCGCCGGTCCGGACGGCGCGACCCGGGCGGGGGCGGCGTCGGCCGGAGCCGCCGGCTCGGCGGCTCCCCGGCCCCCGGTCCGCCCGGCGCACCTCGGCCGACGGGCACCGGCCGTCCCGGCACTACCCTGAGGCCATGGTCAATCTGACGCGCATCTACACCCGTACCGGCGACCAGGGCACCACCGCGCTGGGCGACATGAGCCGGACCGCCAAGACCGATCTGCGGATCTCGGCGTACGCCGACGCCAACGAGGCGAACGCGGTCATCGGAACGGCCCTCGCGCTGGGACAGCTCGACGAGGAGGTCGCGAAGGTCCTCGTCCGCGTGCAGAACGACCTGTTCGACGTGGGTGCGGACCTCGCCACGCCGGTGATCGAGAACCCCGAGTACCCGCCACTGCGGGTGGAGCAGTCGTACGTCGACAAGCTGGAGGCGGACTGCGACCGTTTCCTCGCGGAGCTGGACAAGCTCCGCTCCTTCATCCTGCCGGGCGGCACGCCCGGCGCGGCGCTGCTGCACCAGGCGTGCACGGTGGTCCGCCGGGCCGAGCGGTCCACCTGGGCGGCGATCGAGATGCACGGCGAGACGATGAACCCCCTGACCGCCACCTACCTCAACCGGCTGTCCGACCTACTGTTCATCCTGGCCAGGACGGCGAACAAGACGGTCGGGGACGTGCTCTGGGTCCCGGGCGGCGAACGCTAGCCGGCGCCGGGAGAGGAGCCGGTGCGGCGGGCAGAGGCGCCGTTGGCCGGCCCCGCACGCCCCCAGACGCCTGGCGGGCCCCGGCCGGCCGGGGGTCAGGCCGTACGGTCGGAGGTCCCGCCCTCGCCACTCCCCCGCTCCGCGGCCTTCGGCTTCCTCTTCGGCCAGATCACGTACGTCAGCGCGATCAGGCCGTGGACACCGGTCACCCGCCAGGCCACGGACATCCAGTCCGACAGCGGCGCGGTGGCCCCATCGTCCCCCACGTACCCGATCGCGAGCAGCAGCAGTCCGCTCGCGACGGCCGCCGCCACCACCGATCCCAGCCAGACCCGGCCCTCGTGCCGGGCGCGGGCCATGCCGTAGCGCGGGGGCCCTTCCGGCGGTGGCGCTCCGCCGAAGCGGTGTGCGGCGTGCCCGTCGAGCCAGCGCACGGTGCGGTGACCATGGCCGACCGTGTAGCCGATGTAGAGCGCGGCCAGGCCGTGCTTCCCGCTGGGCTCGGCGCCGTTCCTCAGGTCGACCGCCGTGACGACGAGCAGGAGGACCTCCAGCAGCGGCTCGCACAACAGCAGGGCGAGCCCCGTCCGGGGCATCCTGAGCGGATAGCGGGCGGCGAGTCCGGCCGCCAGCAGGACCCAGAAGCCGACCTCGCAGACCACGATCAGCGTGACGATCACGGCTTCCTCCCTCCGGTTCCCTTCCAGACTCCCGCCCGGGCCGCCGTATCTCGTCGTCTCCGTGGACGACGTCCGCCTACATCCTTCGGCGGAGTCCCGGATCGCCCCGGGCGGCGAGGCCGGGCACCCTCGGGGCGTGTTGGATGGGACGGTGACCTTCACCCGACCACACCGCGACGATCTGCTCATCGCCGCGGCCGGTCTCGCCTGCGGCCTGCTGCTGTGGTCCTTCGGCCTGCACACCCAGGCCGATCCGCTGGTTCGGGCCCGATGGGTGAACCTGCTCCCGCTGGTCGTCATGGCCTGCGTGGAGGCCGTGCGTCGCACCCTGCCGCGGGCCGCACTGATCATCGGCACGCTCGCGCTCGTGGCCGACCAGCTCACCTACGGCAGCCTCCTGACCATGCTGATGTTCACCGACGTCGTGTACGCGTCCGTGGTCTACGGCTCGCCCGCCTCCGCCCGGCGCATCCCGTACTCCACCGGACTGATCACCATCGCCGTCACGGTCGGCTTCCTCGCCTGGCTGCAGGACGCGATCGCCCTGCTGATCGGCCTGGTCACGGGCATGGTGTCGTTCCTGCCGGCCGTCACCGGCGCCGTCGTGCGCAATCACCGGCAGGCCGCCGACGCCGCCCGGCTGCGTGCGGAACAGACCGCGCTGCTCGCCGAGATGGACCGCGCCCAGGCGGTAGCGGCCGAGCGCGCCCGGATGGCCCGCGAACTGCACGACATGGTGGCCAACCACCTCTCCGCCATCGCCATCCACTCCACGGCCGCGCTCTCGATCGACGAACCGGGGACCACCCGGCAGGCGCTGACGGTGATCCGGCGGAACAGTGTCGACGGGCTGTCCGAGATGCGTCGGCTGATCGGTCTGCTGCGGGACAGCGGCGGCGACGCCGAGCCGGCCGCCGCGCCCACCCTGGACGGGCTCGGCGCGCTGCTCGCCCAGGCCCGCGCCAACGGAGCGGCGAGCGGGCTGGCCTTCACGCTCGACGACTCCCGTGTCCGGACCGCCCCCGGCCCGGAGGTGCTGCCGGCCCCGGTCGAGCTCGCCGCGTACCGCATCGTGCAGGAGTCCTTGACCAACGCCCTCAAACACGCCCCGGCGGGCACGGTCGCCGTCTCCCTCGCCCGCGACGAACGCGCGCTGACGGTACGGGTGACCAGCCCCTTCGGCGACCGCCTCGGCCCCCGCGCACCCGGGTCGGGCGCGGGCCTGGTGGGCATGCGGGAGCGGGCGGTGCTGCTCGGCGGCGGGTTCGAGGCGGGGCCCGTCGAGAACGGGGACGGAACGAAGACCTGGCAGGTGCGGGCCGAGTTGCCCGCCGAGGAGAGGACACCGGACGCATGACGATCCGGATCGTGGTGGCCGAGGACCAGAGCGCGGTACGGGCGGGGCTCGTCCTCATCCTCGGCAGCGCCCCGGACATCGAGGTGGTCGGAGAGGCGGCGGACGGGGAGCGGGCGGTGGAACTCGCCCGGGAACTGCGCCCGGACCTCGTACTGATGGACGTCCAGATGCCCCGGATGGACGGGGTGACGGCGACCGGGCTCATCGTCTCGGAGGGGTCCGCCGAAGTCCTGGTGCTGACCACCTTCGATCTCGACGCGTACGTCTTCGGAGCGCTACGGGCCGGGGCGGTGGGCTTCCTCCTGAAGAACACCGAGGCGAAGGACCTGATCGAGGCGGTACGGACGGTGGCGGGCGGCGAAGGGGTGATCGCGCCGGCCGTGACCCGGCGTCTGATCGCCGAGTTCGCCGCGCCGGGCCGGCCTGCTCGGGCGCCGGACGCGCCCGACCCGTCCGTACTGGACGTGCTGACGCGCCGGGAGCGGGAGGTCCTCTCGACGCTGGGCGAGGGGCTGTCGAACGCGGAGATCGCGGTCCGGCTGGATATGGCGGAGGCGACGGTGAAGACGCACGTCAGCCGGGTGCTCGCGAAGCTGAAGCTGCGCTCGCGGGTCCAAGCGGCCGTGCTGTCACAGGAGTTGGGCGGCTGACGGCGGTCGTCCGGGAGGCGGGTCCGAGCCCACCGAGGTTGGTCTGGACCTCTTGACGATTGGTCCAGACCTTCCTACGCTCGCGGGGCGCGCGCACAGTTCACGGACCACCCCCACCTTGTCCGTCCGCAACTTGAGGAGCACCGTTGAGCACTCAAGCACCGACGCGCAGAACAGGGTTCAGACACCGGGCCGCCGCCGGTCTGACCGCCCTGATCCTGCCCCTGGCCGCCATGGTCGGCCTCGCCACACCCGCCGAGGCGGCCACCTCGGCCACCGCCACCTACACCAAGGTCTCCGACTGGGGCTCGGGCTTCGAGGGAAAGTGGACGGTGAAGAACACCGGCACCACCACCCTCTCCTCCTGGGCCGTGGAGTGGGACTACCCCTCCGGCACCTCCGTCACCTCCGCCTGGGACGCCACGGTCACCAGCTCCGGCACCCACTGGACCGGCAAGAACGTGGGCTGGAACGGTTCCCTGGCCCCCGGCGCCAGCATCTCCTTCGGCTTCAACGGCAGCGGCTCGGGCGCCCCGAGCGGCTGCAAGGTCAACGGGGCCTCGTGCGACGGGTCCACCCAGCCCGGCGACGACGCGCCCTCCGCGCCCGGCACCCCCGCCGCGTCGGACGTCACCAACACCTCGGTGAAGCTGACCTGGACCGCCGCCACCGACGACAAGGGCGTCAAGAACTACGACGTCAAGCGCGACGGCGCCACGGTCGCCACGGTCAACGGCCTGACGTACACCGACACGGGTCTGACCGCCGGCACCGACTACGGCTACACGGTCGTGGCCCGCGACACCATCGACCAGACCGGCCCGGCCAGCGGCATGGTCTCCGTCCGCACCACGGGCGGCGGCGGGGGCGACCCCCAGCCGAACGTCATCAAGATGGGATACTTCACCAACTGGGGTGTCTACGGCCGTAATTACCATGTCAAGAACATCGTGACCTCCGGCTCGGCCGCCAAGCTCACCCACATCAACTACGCCTTCGGCAACGTCACCGGCGGGAAGTGCACCATCGGTGACGCCTACGCCGACTACGACAAGGCATACACCGCCGCCCAGTCCGTCGACGGCGTCGCCGACACCTGGGACCAGCCGCTGCGCGGCAACTTCAACCAGCTGCGCAAGCTGAAGCAGGCGTACCCGAACATCAAGATCCTCTGGTCCTTCGGCGGCTGGACCTGGTCCGGCGGCTTCGGCCAGGCCATGCAGAACCCGGCCGCCTTCGCCCAGTCCTGCTATGACCTGGTCGAGGACCCGCGCTGGGCCGATGTCTTCGACGGCATCGACCTGGACTGGGAGTACCCGAACGCCTGTGGCCTGTCCTGCGACACCAGCGGTGCGGCCTCCTTCAAGAACATGATGCAGGCGATGCGGGCCAAGTTCGGTCCGAACAACCTGGTCACCGCGGCCGTCACGGCCGACGCCTCGGCCGGCGGCAAGATCGACGCCGCCGACTACGCGGGCGCCGCGCAGTACATGAACTGGTTCAACGTGATGACGTACGACTTCTTCGGCGCCTGGGCGGCGAAGGGCCCGACGGCCCCCCATTCCCCGCTCACCTCCTACGCCGGGATTCCGCAGTCGGGCTTCAACTCTGCCGAGGCGATCGCCAAGTTCAAGGCGAAGGGCGTCCCCGCGAACAAGCTGCTGCTCGGCATCGGCTTCTACGGCCGCGGCTGGACCGGCGTCACCCAGTCCGCCCCGGGCGGCACGGCGACCGGCCCGGCGGCGGGCACCTACGAGCAGGGCATCGAGGACTACAAGGTCCTGAAGAACTCCTGCCCCACGACCGGCACGATCGCCGGCACCGCGTACGCGCACTGCGGAACCAACTGGTGGAGCTACGACACCCCGGCCACGGTCACGTCCAAGATGAGCTGGGCGAAGAACCAGGGGCTGGGCGGCGCGTTCTTCTGGGAGTTCAGCGGTGACACCGGCAACGGCGAGCTCGTCGGCGCCATCAACAGCGGACTGAGCTAGTGCCCCTCCCGGTGAGGTCCACCCCGGGCGGACCTCACCGGTCCCGGCACTGACGTCCGGATCCGGTCGGCACCCGCGCGCCCGGCGGGAACCGGACGACGGTCCCCGGCCGTGGGCACCCCACGGGGCGCCCACGGCCGAGCGGGGGACGGCGCAGCACGCCGTCCCCCGCTTCCGCGTGTCCGGGCCCACGGCCGCCGGACCACGAGCACCGGTCCCTCCTCAGAGCCTGTCGGGTGGCCTTCGGCCGAAGGCCACCCGACAGGCTCTCAGCCGGCCCGGTACGGGTACCCCACCCGGGCATACGCCGACGGGGCCCGGTGGTACCGGGCCGGTGTGCGAGCGGGCGGGAAGGGGCGTCACGGGGAGGAAGAAGCCCGCGAGGGCGGCGGGGCACGTCGAAGCCGGCACCGTCCGCCCCGAGGGCGACGGGCGCTCAGGCCACGTTGACCCGCTGTCCGGGCGGGGCGGCCTCCAGCCAGGCGAGGAAGCCGGTGAGCGCGTCCTCGCTCATGGCGAGTTCGAGGCGGATGCCCCGGTGCATGCACCCCTGGATCACGGCGTCGGAGAGCAGCGCGAGCTCCTCCTCGCCCTCGGGCATCCGGCGCTCCAGGACCTCGATCGCCGAACGCTCCAGGACACGGCGCGGACGCGGCGCGTAGGAGAAGACGCGGAACCACGAGACCTGGTCGCCGCTGTAGCGGGCCACGCCGTACACCCAGCCCTTGCCGGTGGGTGTCCCCCCGGCCCCGCCGGGAGGCGGGTCCGGCACGTTCCAGCGCAGCGAACAGTCGAAGGTGCCACCGGCACGTTGGATCAGTCTGCGGCGCAAGCCGAAGACGAAGAGTCCGATCACCACCAGTGCGACGACCAGGCCGCTCAGGAGCAGAGCGAGGAACATCTTCACCGACCTCCTCGCTGCGTCCCGTGACCGGCCCCGCCGGCGTAACCGAATACGACCTGCATCTGCATCGCCTCAGCCGCGACACGGTCTGGAGAAATTCCAGCCGTGCCGCGGCTGAGGGCACAACTCTCGGTGCGGTCCGCTAGCGGACCGCTACCGCACGCAGCCGGACATCGGCGCGACGCTCGGCGGCGGCGTCCGATTCCGACTTGGCGCGCTCCAGCGCGCGCTCGGCGCGCTGGGCGTCGATCTCGTCCGCAAGCTCGACGATCTCCGCGAGCAGAGACAGCTTGTCGTCGGCGAACGAGATGAATCCACCGTGTACGGCGGCGACGACGGTGTTGCCCTCGCTCGTACGGATGGTCACCGGGCCCGACTCCAGCACACCGAGCAGCGGCTGGTGGCCGGGCATGACGCCGATGTCGCCGGAGGTGGTACGCGCGATGACCAGGGTGGCCTCGCCGGACCAGACACTCCGGTCCGCGGCGACCAGCTCGACGTGCAGCTCAGCAGCCAAGGGTGGCTCCTCGGGTCACCACCCGGCGGTCGTGCCGGGTGTTGGGGTCAATTCTAATGGGCGTGGAGAGGGGGGCGGGACGACCCGCCCCCCTCGGGAGAGCACGGGGCTCAGGAGACGCCGAGCTCCTTGGCGTTGGCCTTGAGGTCCTCGATGCCACCGCACATGAAGAACGCCTGCTCGGGGAAGTGGTCGTACTCACCGTCGCAGATCGCGTTGAACGCGGCGATCGACTCGTCGAGCGGAACGTCCGACCCGTCCACACCGGTGAACTGCTTCGCCGCGTGGGTGTTCTGGGAGAGGAAGCGCTCGACACGGCGGGCGCGGTGGACAACGAGCTTGTCCTCCTCGCTCAGCTCGTCGATACCGAGAATCGCGATGATGTCCTGGAGGTCCTTGTACTTCTGCAGGATCCCCTTGACGCGCGTGGCGGCGTCGTAGTGCTCCTGCGTGATGTAGCGCGGGTCCAGGATCCGGGACGTGGAGTCCAGCGGGTCCACGGCCGGGTAGATGCCCTTCTCGGAGATCGGACGGGAGAGAACCGTCGTCGCGTCGAGGTGGGCGAAGGTGGTGGCCGGAGCCGGGTCGGTCAGGTCGTCCGCGGGGACGTAGATCGCCTGCATCGAGGTGATCGAGTGACCACGGGTCGAGGTGATGCGCTCCTGGAGGAGACCCATCTCGTCGGCCAGGTTCGGCTGGTAACCCACCGCGGAGGGCATACGGCCGAGCAGGGTCGAGACCTCGGAACCGGCCTGCGTGAAGCGGAAGATGTTGTCGATGAAGAACAGCACGTCCTGCTTCTGCACATCGCGGAAGTACTCCGCCATGGTCAGACCGGCCAGGGCCACGCGCAGACGGGTGCCCGGGGGCTCGTCCATCTGGCCGAAGACCAGCGCGGTCTTGTCGAGAACGCCGGCCTCCTCCATCTCGACCATGAGGTCGTTGCCCTCACGGGTGCGCTCGCCGACGCCCGCGAAGACCGACACACCGTCGTGCAGCTTGGCCACACGGACGATCATCTCCTGGATCAGAACGGTCTTGCCGACACCGGCACCACCGAACAGACCGATCTTTCCACCCTTGACGTACGGGGTGAGGAGGTCGACGACCTTCAGGCCGGTCTCGAACATCTCGGTCTTGGACTCGAGCTGGTCGAAGGCCGGGGCCTTGCGGTGGATCGCCCAGCGCGGGGCGTCGGCCACCGTGGAGGGGTCGTCGTTCAGCACCTGGCCGAGCGTGTTGAACACACGACCCTTGGTGACGTCGCCGACGGGCACGGTGATGCCGTCGCCGGTGTTGACCACGGGGGCCTGGCGGACCAGGCCGTCGGTGGGCTGCATGGAGATGGTGCGGACGAGTCCGTCACCGAGGTGCTGGGCGACCTCGAGGGTCAGCGTCTTGGTCGCGCCCTCCTCGGCCGGGTCCGGAACCTCGACGTTCAGCGCGTTGTAGATCTCCGGCATCGCGTCGACGGGGAACTCCACGTCGACGACCGGGCCGATGACCCGGGCGACGCGGCCCGTGGCGGCGGCCGTCTCAACAGTGGTCGTCATTACTTGTCACTCCCCGCGGTCGCGTCGGCCAGGGCTGCGGTGCCACCGACGATCTCGCTGATTTCCTGGGTGATTTCGGCCTGGCGGGCCGCGTTGGCAAGTCGGGAGAGGTTGTTGATCAAGTCTCCCGCGTTGTCGGTAGCCGACTTCATCGCACGACGCGTGGCGGCGTGCTTGGAGGCAGCCGACTGGAGCAGCGCGTTGTAGATCCGGCTCTCGACGTAGCGCGGCAGCAGGGCGTCGAGGACGTCCTCCGCCGACGGCTCGAAGTCGTACAGCGGACGGAGCGTGTCCTGCTCGCCCGCCTCCTTCGCCACCTCGTCGAGGCTGAGGGGCAGCAGCCGGGCCTCGACCGCCGTCTGCGTCATCATCGAGACGAACTCGGTGTAGACGATGTGGAGTTCGTCCACTCCGCCGTCCGCCGTGTCCTTCTCGATCGCCTCGATCAGCGGTGCCGCGATCTTCTTGGCGTCCGCGTACTCCGGCTGGTCCGTGAAACCGGTCCACGAGCCGGCCAGCTTGCGCTCACGGAAGTTGTAGTGCGCGATGCCGCGGCGGCCGACGACGTACACGTCGACCTGGCGTCCCTCGCCCTCCAGCTTCTTCGTCAGCGCTTCCGCCGCCTTGATGGCGTTGGAGTTGAACGCGCCGGCCAGACCGCGGTCGCTCGAGAGGAGCAGGACCGCGGCACGGGTCGGGTTCTCCGCCTCGGTGGTCAGCGGGTGCCTGTCGTTCGCACCCGTGGCCACCGCGGTGACCGCGCGGGTCAGCTCGGTCGCGTACGGGGTCGACGCCTGCACCTTGCGCTGCGCCTTGACGACACGCGAGGCGGCGATCATCTCCATCGCCTTGGTGATCTTCTTCGTCGCGGTGACGGATTTGATGCGACGCTTGTAGACCCGGAGCTGCGCTCCCATGAGTCAGGTCCCTTCCGTCGTCACTTCGAGACGTTGACGGCAGCGGAAGCGTCGTCGCCCAGCAGCTTCCCGTCAGAGGTCTCGAACTGCTTCTTGAACTCCGCGATGGCGTCGGCGACGGCCTGGAGGGTGTCGTCCGACATCTTGCCGCCCTCACGGATGGAGCTCATGAGGCCCGAGTGGCTCTGGCGCAGGTACGCCAGCATCTCGGCCTCGAAGCGGCGGATGTCGGCGACCGGGACGTCGTCCATCTTGCCGGTGGTGCCGGCCCAGACGGAGACGACCTGGTTCTCGGTGGGCATCGGCTGGTACTGAGCCTGCTTGAGCAGCTCGACCATGCGCTGACCACGCTCCAGCTGCGCCTTCGACGCGGCGTCCAGGTCGGAACCGAAGGCGGCGAACGCCTCCAGCTCACGGAACTGGGCCAGGTCCACACGGAGGCGACCGGAGATCTGCTTCATCGCCTTGTGCTGGGCGGAGCCACCGACACGGGAGACCGAGATACCGACGTTCAGGGC encodes:
- a CDS encoding response regulator transcription factor → MTIRIVVAEDQSAVRAGLVLILGSAPDIEVVGEAADGERAVELARELRPDLVLMDVQMPRMDGVTATGLIVSEGSAEVLVLTTFDLDAYVFGALRAGAVGFLLKNTEAKDLIEAVRTVAGGEGVIAPAVTRRLIAEFAAPGRPARAPDAPDPSVLDVLTRREREVLSTLGEGLSNAEIAVRLDMAEATVKTHVSRVLAKLKLRSRVQAAVLSQELGG
- a CDS encoding 3-hydroxyacyl-CoA dehydrogenase family protein, producing the protein MARKLAVIGAGLMGSGIAQVSAQAGWDVVLRDVTDAALTRGTDGIKASYDRFVAKGKLDAADAEAALGRITATTELEAVADADIVVEAVFEKLEVKHEIFRTLDKIAKEGAVLASNTSAIPITKIAAVTERPEAVVGTHFFSPVPMMQLCELVRGYKTSDETLAAARTFAESVGKTCIVVNRDVAGFVTTRLISALVVEAAKLYESGVATAEDIDIACKLGFGHAMGPLATADLTGVDILVNATSNIYTECQDEKFAPPELMRRMVDAGDIGRKSGQGFYEH
- a CDS encoding F0F1 ATP synthase subunit epsilon, producing the protein MAAELHVELVAADRSVWSGEATLVIARTTSGDIGVMPGHQPLLGVLESGPVTIRTSEGNTVVAAVHGGFISFADDKLSLLAEIVELADEIDAQRAERALERAKSESDAAAERRADVRLRAVAVR
- the atpD gene encoding F0F1 ATP synthase subunit beta, which gives rise to MTTTVETAAATGRVARVIGPVVDVEFPVDAMPEIYNALNVEVPDPAEEGATKTLTLEVAQHLGDGLVRTISMQPTDGLVRQAPVVNTGDGITVPVGDVTKGRVFNTLGQVLNDDPSTVADAPRWAIHRKAPAFDQLESKTEMFETGLKVVDLLTPYVKGGKIGLFGGAGVGKTVLIQEMIVRVAKLHDGVSVFAGVGERTREGNDLMVEMEEAGVLDKTALVFGQMDEPPGTRLRVALAGLTMAEYFRDVQKQDVLFFIDNIFRFTQAGSEVSTLLGRMPSAVGYQPNLADEMGLLQERITSTRGHSITSMQAIYVPADDLTDPAPATTFAHLDATTVLSRPISEKGIYPAVDPLDSTSRILDPRYITQEHYDAATRVKGILQKYKDLQDIIAILGIDELSEEDKLVVHRARRVERFLSQNTHAAKQFTGVDGSDVPLDESIAAFNAICDGEYDHFPEQAFFMCGGIEDLKANAKELGVS
- a CDS encoding cob(I)yrinic acid a,c-diamide adenosyltransferase; this encodes MVNLTRIYTRTGDQGTTALGDMSRTAKTDLRISAYADANEANAVIGTALALGQLDEEVAKVLVRVQNDLFDVGADLATPVIENPEYPPLRVEQSYVDKLEADCDRFLAELDKLRSFILPGGTPGAALLHQACTVVRRAERSTWAAIEMHGETMNPLTATYLNRLSDLLFILARTANKTVGDVLWVPGGER
- a CDS encoding sensor histidine kinase → MTFTRPHRDDLLIAAAGLACGLLLWSFGLHTQADPLVRARWVNLLPLVVMACVEAVRRTLPRAALIIGTLALVADQLTYGSLLTMLMFTDVVYASVVYGSPASARRIPYSTGLITIAVTVGFLAWLQDAIALLIGLVTGMVSFLPAVTGAVVRNHRQAADAARLRAEQTALLAEMDRAQAVAAERARMARELHDMVANHLSAIAIHSTAALSIDEPGTTRQALTVIRRNSVDGLSEMRRLIGLLRDSGGDAEPAAAPTLDGLGALLAQARANGAASGLAFTLDDSRVRTAPGPEVLPAPVELAAYRIVQESLTNALKHAPAGTVAVSLARDERALTVRVTSPFGDRLGPRAPGSGAGLVGMRERAVLLGGGFEAGPVENGDGTKTWQVRAELPAEERTPDA
- a CDS encoding glycosyl hydrolase family 18 protein translates to MSTQAPTRRTGFRHRAAAGLTALILPLAAMVGLATPAEAATSATATYTKVSDWGSGFEGKWTVKNTGTTTLSSWAVEWDYPSGTSVTSAWDATVTSSGTHWTGKNVGWNGSLAPGASISFGFNGSGSGAPSGCKVNGASCDGSTQPGDDAPSAPGTPAASDVTNTSVKLTWTAATDDKGVKNYDVKRDGATVATVNGLTYTDTGLTAGTDYGYTVVARDTIDQTGPASGMVSVRTTGGGGGDPQPNVIKMGYFTNWGVYGRNYHVKNIVTSGSAAKLTHINYAFGNVTGGKCTIGDAYADYDKAYTAAQSVDGVADTWDQPLRGNFNQLRKLKQAYPNIKILWSFGGWTWSGGFGQAMQNPAAFAQSCYDLVEDPRWADVFDGIDLDWEYPNACGLSCDTSGAASFKNMMQAMRAKFGPNNLVTAAVTADASAGGKIDAADYAGAAQYMNWFNVMTYDFFGAWAAKGPTAPHSPLTSYAGIPQSGFNSAEAIAKFKAKGVPANKLLLGIGFYGRGWTGVTQSAPGGTATGPAAGTYEQGIEDYKVLKNSCPTTGTIAGTAYAHCGTNWWSYDTPATVTSKMSWAKNQGLGGAFFWEFSGDTGNGELVGAINSGLS
- a CDS encoding STAS domain-containing protein, encoding MHIRGDHVELVVGGRLDVRSAADARTVLHSAVDDGVGDLVLDLTGLDSWDATGLGVIMGAHRRAGRCGRRLVLRGVPPQMQRLLVATRLHRILAIEGGLAAESLPRV
- a CDS encoding DUF2550 domain-containing protein gives rise to the protein MFLALLLSGLVVALVVIGLFVFGLRRRLIQRAGGTFDCSLRWNVPDPPPGGAGGTPTGKGWVYGVARYSGDQVSWFRVFSYAPRPRRVLERSAIEVLERRMPEGEEELALLSDAVIQGCMHRGIRLELAMSEDALTGFLAWLEAAPPGQRVNVA
- a CDS encoding F0F1 ATP synthase subunit gamma — its product is MGAQLRVYKRRIKSVTATKKITKAMEMIAASRVVKAQRKVQASTPYATELTRAVTAVATGANDRHPLTTEAENPTRAAVLLLSSDRGLAGAFNSNAIKAAEALTKKLEGEGRQVDVYVVGRRGIAHYNFRERKLAGSWTGFTDQPEYADAKKIAAPLIEAIEKDTADGGVDELHIVYTEFVSMMTQTAVEARLLPLSLDEVAKEAGEQDTLRPLYDFEPSAEDVLDALLPRYVESRIYNALLQSAASKHAATRRAMKSATDNAGDLINNLSRLANAARQAEITQEISEIVGGTAALADATAGSDK